TATCTCATCCGCCAAATAAAACTCATCACGAGTGATGCGACGTTCAACGACCTTGATGCCTAGATCATCAGCAAATTGAATGATAGTACGACGCGTGATACCGTCAAGTGCACCGCCCGCTAAATCTGGCGTATGTAGCACACCATCTTTGACTAAGAATAAGTTTTCGCCTGCCCCTTGGCAAACATAACCCTGCGGATCCATCAAGATAGCTTCGTCATAGCCATTACGAGTGACTTCTTGGTTCGCCATGATAGACACAGGATAGTTGCTCGAGGCTTTTGCCTTACACATGGTCACATTGGTCATATGGTGAGTAAATGAAGAAGTTTTTACACGGATACCGTTTTTGATACCCTCTTCACCCAGATAAGCGCCCCAATGCCAAGCAGCAACCATCGCATTGATACTATTATCACGTGACGATAAACCAAGCTTTTCTGCACCGACCCAAATGAGCGGACGAATATAGGCTTCTGCCAAGTTGTTTTGCTTGACCACATCTTTGTGCGCCTGCTCCAGAGTCGCTGCATCAAACGGTACATTCATTTGAAAGATTTTTGCAGAGCCTAACAGACGCTCGGTATGCTCTTTTAGGCGAAAAATTGCCGTACGATTATCAGCGGTTTGGTAAGCACGCACACCTTCAAACACAGCCATGCCATAATGCAAGCTATGCGTCAGCACATGGACTTTGGCATCTGGCTGCTCAATCATTGTGCCATTCATCCAAAGCTTACCATCTTGTGTTGCCATATTCATTTTATAATCCTTATGTTAGCACTAACGGCTATTTTTTTAGGTATAGTCGACGCACGTATAAATGCTTCGACTAGAGGTTTTAATTAATCGTATCTATCAACATCATATGATAACACCGCAGCGTCAAATTTTATTGCTAAAATATAGTGTTATCCTTACTAAGAAATAACCAACAACTGACAGCTTTATCGTAATGTGTCGCCGATTATATCACTGGCGGTGCTAGCAAATGAAATCTTTTAGTTTGAGTATCACAGGCTATTATTTATAAGCAAAAACCTTCTTAAGAATTGGGCGAATCGTCATCTGCCAAATTAACACCCATCAAATGTTGCCATTGCGCTTGTACTAATGCTCGTGTTTCTTTCCACAGTGACTCATCCACCAATAGCGATTGCTCTGATAGTGCCAATTGATGAGTAGCAGCACGAATTCTGAGGTAGGCATCCGTTAAATCTTGGCAGACTTGCTCCTCCCAAATACCCAGTGATGCCACTTCTTCGAAAATACGAACGTTGTCGCTCCATTTGGTCAGGCTTGGATGCTCATGCGAATAAGCCAATACTGCAAATTGCGCTAAGAACTCGATGTCGATGATCCCGCCTGCATCTTGTTTAAGATGAAACTTACCTGCTTGTTGTTGCCATTGACTGGTGCCCAGATGTTTTTGCATCTTAATACGCATACTGGTGACTTCTGTACGCACCTGCTCTATCGTGCGCGGTAATGATAATACGTCTCGGCGAATATCACAAAAGCGGGCCGTCACTCGCTTGTCACCGCAAATCGCTCGTGCCCGTACCAAGGCTTGATGCTCCCACGACCATGCCTTTTCTAGCTGATAGGTTTCAAAAGCATGACAAGACACCACCATCATGCCAGCATTACCTGAGGGGCGCAGACGCATATCAATCTCATAAGCGCGGCCATCTCGAGTTTGGGTGTTGAGATAGTTCATCAGCTTTTGTACCAAACGGGCAGCAAACTTCATACCGCTGACTGATTTTTCACCCGTAGTCATGCCCTGCTCTTTTATCTTATGCAAAAACACCAGATCCAAATCTGAAGAATACGACAGCTCTAGCCCGCCAAGCTTGCCATAACCAATGATGGCAAAACCGCAGTCTGCCTCAGTCACTGGGTCGCCATCTTGACCAATAGGATAGCCGTAGCGTTTGACAATTTCTGCAAAAGCCCGTTCTAATGCGGCTTCTAGTACCACCGCTGCGATATAAGTGAGAGAATCCGACACCTTCATAATCGGACGCTCAGCCAATACATCACTGGCGGCAACCGCCAACACTTGGTTCTTCTTAAATAGTCTTAATACGCTGAGCAGCTCTTCTTCGTCATTAGGCTCTACGCGCAATAGTTGTTGACGCAAAATATCACGCAACTCTGGCTTGTCCGGCAAGTGGCGATAGCGCTGCTGTAAAAAAGTATCTAAGAGCACAGGATAATGTGCCAACTCTTTGGCAATCCAAGGACTGGCCGATAGCATGGGTATCAGCTCAATTGTCGCATTGGGATTTTCTGCAATCATCACCAAATAGATAGAACGACGACAAATCGCTTCGAGTAATGTAATGAGACGCGGCAAAGCGGTATTGGCCAATTGCTGCTGCTCTTGATGAGCGAGTAACGCATGGATAATCACAGGATAAGCGTCATCCAACCGCTCGCGAGCCTCATCGCTTAAGTTAGCGACCATCTTTGACTGCCAAAAATCTTGTAATAGCACTCGGTTTTCTGCCGTTAGCACATCATTCAATCGTGCAATCTGTTCATCAAGATGTTCGGGCTCAAGATCTGTGTCTTCATGATCCGGTACCTGACGTTCGGTCACCATACGCTCAAAGGGAACATTGACATTGTCTCGGTGGTGGTTGAGGGTATCTAACAGTGCGTTCCACTCGTCAAACCCAAGGGTAACCGCCAAGTTATACTGCCACTGCGGATCATGTGGCAGGCGCTGAGTCTGTTGATCATTAATCGCTTGAATGGCGTGTTCAAGCCGACGTAAAAAACGATACGCGGCTTGGAGCTCTTGATAAGTAGTCCTCTCTAGATACTCAAGCTTATGTAATACCTGCATTGCTTGTAAACAAGATTTCACCTGTAATTGAGGATGCCTGCCACCATAAATCAACTGAAAGGCCTGCACAATAAACTCAATGTCTCTGATACCACCAGCACCCAGCTTGATGTTATCCAAATCCTCCCGCTGAGCGACTTGGTTTTGAATAAGGGATTTCATCTCCCTGAGCGCTGAAAAAGCACTATAATCCACGTAATAACGGAAAACAAAGGGCTTAATGAGCGCTTGTATCTCATCATAAAACGGCTGTTCTAGCTGCCCGACTACTCGCGCTTTTAGCCATGCAAAACGCTCCCATGCACGTCCATGTTGAGAGAAGTACTTCTGTAATGCGGACAGATGAATGGCCAAATCACTACCGTCACCCCAAGGGCGCAAACGCATATCGACCCGAAAGACAAAGCCATCAGCCGTCTTTTGATCCAGTAATTTAATAATACCTTGACCAAGCCTTGTCATAAACCGCTTAT
This region of Psychrobacter sp. JCM 18902 genomic DNA includes:
- a CDS encoding branched-chain amino acid transaminase, encoding MNMATQDGKLWMNGTMIEQPDAKVHVLTHSLHYGMAVFEGVRAYQTADNRTAIFRLKEHTERLLGSAKIFQMNVPFDAATLEQAHKDVVKQNNLAEAYIRPLIWVGAEKLGLSSRDNSINAMVAAWHWGAYLGEEGIKNGIRVKTSSFTHHMTNVTMCKAKASSNYPVSIMANQEVTRNGYDEAILMDPQGYVCQGAGENLFLVKDGVLHTPDLAGGALDGITRRTIIQFADDLGIKVVERRITRDEFYLADEIFMTGTAAEVTPIREYDDRNIGNGGRGPLTEQLQTLYFDVVHGRNEQYMDWLSFID
- the glnE gene encoding bifunctional [glutamate--ammonia ligase]-adenylyl-L-tyrosine phosphorylase/[glutamate--ammonia-ligase] adenylyltransferase, with the translated sequence MSPAMPSRATYGTDCQYTTEQLHILQTASEFAYQIWESRTVSCQTFLRSYPLDRTLTRQQIDDLIQDYTLDDNYQLADEVKVMSGLRHLRTLLMMRWIWQDALQLIALEQLTDELSEFADGCISFAKDYTYQHLIKQYGEPTFVNAKGNVQIDDMAIMAMGKLGAHELNLSSDIDLIFVHQARGVTSGDKSKGTRSIDNKRFMTRLGQGIIKLLDQKTADGFVFRVDMRLRPWGDGSDLAIHLSALQKYFSQHGRAWERFAWLKARVVGQLEQPFYDEIQALIKPFVFRYYVDYSAFSALREMKSLIQNQVAQREDLDNIKLGAGGIRDIEFIVQAFQLIYGGRHPQLQVKSCLQAMQVLHKLEYLERTTYQELQAAYRFLRRLEHAIQAINDQQTQRLPHDPQWQYNLAVTLGFDEWNALLDTLNHHRDNVNVPFERMVTERQVPDHEDTDLEPEHLDEQIARLNDVLTAENRVLLQDFWQSKMVANLSDEARERLDDAYPVIIHALLAHQEQQQLANTALPRLITLLEAICRRSIYLVMIAENPNATIELIPMLSASPWIAKELAHYPVLLDTFLQQRYRHLPDKPELRDILRQQLLRVEPNDEEELLSVLRLFKKNQVLAVAASDVLAERPIMKVSDSLTYIAAVVLEAALERAFAEIVKRYGYPIGQDGDPVTEADCGFAIIGYGKLGGLELSYSSDLDLVFLHKIKEQGMTTGEKSVSGMKFAARLVQKLMNYLNTQTRDGRAYEIDMRLRPSGNAGMMVVSCHAFETYQLEKAWSWEHQALVRARAICGDKRVTARFCDIRRDVLSLPRTIEQVRTEVTSMRIKMQKHLGTSQWQQQAGKFHLKQDAGGIIDIEFLAQFAVLAYSHEHPSLTKWSDNVRIFEEVASLGIWEEQVCQDLTDAYLRIRAATHQLALSEQSLLVDESLWKETRALVQAQWQHLMGVNLADDDSPNS